A window from Pseudomonas kribbensis encodes these proteins:
- a CDS encoding YqcC family protein yields the protein MDARFSKVADQLLLIERELRAQGWWDDVQPSVEALSSVEPFSVDTLDFEQWLQWIFLPRMKMILEQNLPLPNASGIQEMAEMVFAQRNLQGKDRQLQVLLKEFDLLITASR from the coding sequence ATGGACGCTCGCTTTTCGAAAGTCGCCGATCAACTGTTGTTGATCGAACGCGAACTGCGTGCCCAGGGCTGGTGGGATGATGTCCAGCCTTCGGTCGAAGCCTTGAGCAGTGTCGAACCGTTTTCGGTCGACACCCTCGATTTCGAACAGTGGCTGCAATGGATCTTCCTGCCGCGGATGAAGATGATCCTCGAACAGAACCTGCCATTGCCCAATGCCTCGGGCATTCAGGAAATGGCCGAGATGGTTTTCGCCCAGCGCAACCTGCAGGGCAAGGATCGGCAGTTGCAGGTGTTGCTCAAAGAGTTCGACCTGCTGATCACCGCTTCGCGCTGA
- a CDS encoding DUF4124 domain-containing protein, translated as MRTLLVILLIGLSPWCMAGQIYKWVDAQGVTHFDAQPPQGQSATTLQTPPSPAPRPTAMPGSGALGDQKAIDDKVRKQVAEQQAQLKTFCEQARTNLAQLQNNPRLREETEGELRRLSDTQRQERIAETQKQIAENCQ; from the coding sequence ATGCGAACGCTCCTCGTCATACTGCTGATCGGCCTCAGCCCCTGGTGCATGGCCGGTCAGATCTACAAATGGGTCGATGCCCAAGGTGTCACACACTTCGATGCGCAGCCGCCGCAGGGGCAATCGGCGACCACCCTGCAAACGCCGCCCTCGCCCGCTCCGCGCCCGACTGCAATGCCCGGCAGCGGCGCGCTGGGCGATCAGAAAGCCATCGACGACAAGGTCAGGAAACAGGTCGCCGAGCAACAGGCTCAGCTCAAGACCTTCTGTGAACAGGCGCGCACGAACCTGGCGCAGCTGCAGAACAATCCGCGCCTGAGGGAAGAGACCGAGGGGGAGTTGCGTCGACTGAGCGATACGCAACGTCAGGAGCGTATCGCAGAGACGCAGAAACAGATTGCCGAAAACTGCCAGTGA
- a CDS encoding ChaN family lipoprotein, producing the protein MRRILLFAMLLLGGCQHVAPPPVSGEIRDLRSGTLMTPRELLTRLAEPARVIVGEQHDNADHHAVQLWLLQSLGEKRPQGSLLLEMLTPDQQSRVDGVRRAPKPPADLPVELAWQEGWDWNLYGPIVRFAFTQPYPLLAANLDNSEIRAFYRQPPVLQGERSNAQSVKNELAGQISDSHCGLLPQSQMPAMLAVQQQRDRRMATRLLAAPAPALLFAGAFHARKDVGVPLHVLDLGAPEAPVVLMLAEQGSEVTAAMADYVWFTPSTPKPDYCAEMRKQFGQ; encoded by the coding sequence ATGCGTAGGATTTTGCTGTTTGCGATGTTGTTGCTTGGCGGTTGCCAGCATGTCGCTCCGCCCCCGGTCAGTGGCGAGATTCGCGACTTGCGTAGCGGAACACTGATGACTCCGCGAGAATTGCTGACGCGTCTGGCCGAGCCGGCGCGGGTGATCGTCGGTGAGCAGCACGACAATGCCGATCACCATGCCGTGCAATTGTGGCTGCTGCAGAGTCTGGGTGAAAAGCGCCCACAGGGTAGCCTCTTGCTGGAAATGCTGACCCCCGATCAACAATCGCGGGTTGATGGTGTGCGGCGTGCACCAAAGCCTCCCGCTGATCTTCCGGTCGAGCTGGCATGGCAGGAGGGGTGGGACTGGAATCTCTACGGGCCAATTGTCCGGTTTGCTTTCACGCAACCGTATCCACTGCTGGCGGCCAATCTCGATAACAGTGAAATTCGTGCGTTCTATCGCCAGCCTCCGGTTCTGCAAGGGGAACGCAGTAACGCCCAGTCGGTGAAAAACGAATTGGCCGGGCAGATCAGTGATTCTCACTGCGGCTTGCTGCCCCAATCGCAAATGCCGGCGATGCTGGCGGTGCAGCAGCAACGGGATCGGCGCATGGCAACAAGATTGTTGGCGGCGCCTGCGCCGGCGTTGTTGTTCGCTGGTGCGTTCCATGCGCGCAAGGATGTGGGTGTGCCGCTGCATGTGCTGGATCTGGGCGCGCCCGAAGCACCGGTGGTATTGATGCTGGCGGAGCAGGGCAGCGAGGTCACGGCGGCCATGGCCGATTATGTCTGGTTCACACCGTCCACGCCGAAGCCGGATTATTGTGCCGAGATGCGCAAACAGTTCGGCCAATGA
- a CDS encoding tetratricopeptide repeat protein, with product MNKWLIPAVTAVALLSGCSTVQRGSIPVVDSGTTVSNSERLSANGGFRKTTVKRPVQGQAQSQAIPQGDTGVVVMVPGGAAASTPISSSPIVPGPASGGITAGPYNPSPVESAPISSGSYSMPSTPSGIPSASSGGGLSADEQLDGPVLALLSTAQQQQAGGDLNGASSSLERAQRVAPREPQVLYRLAQVRMAQGDAPQAEQTARRALTMANGRPDLQASLWELIAQAREKQGDSAGAALARQKAKVSL from the coding sequence GTGAACAAGTGGTTGATTCCAGCGGTGACCGCCGTGGCTTTGCTCAGCGGCTGCTCCACCGTACAGCGTGGTTCGATTCCGGTTGTGGATTCCGGCACTACCGTGTCCAACAGCGAGCGTCTTTCGGCCAACGGCGGCTTCCGCAAGACGACGGTGAAACGACCTGTGCAGGGTCAGGCGCAATCGCAGGCCATCCCGCAAGGCGATACCGGTGTAGTGGTCATGGTTCCTGGTGGCGCAGCGGCTTCGACACCGATCAGCAGCTCGCCGATCGTGCCGGGGCCGGCGTCCGGCGGTATCACCGCAGGGCCGTACAACCCTTCGCCGGTCGAATCGGCACCGATCAGCTCCGGCAGCTACAGCATGCCTTCGACGCCTAGCGGCATTCCTTCGGCCAGCAGCGGCGGCGGTCTGTCTGCCGATGAGCAACTGGACGGTCCGGTGCTTGCCTTGCTGAGCACGGCGCAGCAACAACAGGCCGGTGGCGACCTCAACGGCGCGTCCTCCAGCCTTGAGCGCGCTCAACGCGTAGCTCCGCGTGAGCCGCAAGTGCTTTACCGCCTGGCACAAGTGCGCATGGCGCAGGGCGACGCCCCGCAAGCCGAGCAAACCGCCCGCCGCGCGCTGACCATGGCCAATGGTCGTCCGGACTTGCAGGCCAGCCTGTGGGAACTGATCGCTCAGGCGCGTGAGAAACAAGGTGATTCCGCCGGCGCCGCACTGGCCCGTCAGAAGGCCAAGGTTTCGTTGTGA
- a CDS encoding Crp/Fnr family transcriptional regulator, translating to MYLLGEQSAPAGSMINRLQNLPGQFLRDFAPCGPVLELEATDDLMARLPGDQLFLLTDGVINGRFGGRALFYWQEGDLVGLQQGPDWADCILCSDGPLSLMPFRRRDLFQHVYSEPARSEQFLQYLLGQMALLAHAIGELKPREFRSTNGFKRVEAGEVLIREGDPADHVFVIIEGHAQAFVDGHKVGEVPRDEIFGAMAIFTGEPRNATIVTCEPSTVMLIPGDQFLSMTRSNPKIAHSLIESMARRIDQLNKQLTALDRPS from the coding sequence ATGTATCTGCTCGGGGAACAATCGGCGCCGGCCGGATCAATGATCAACCGTTTGCAGAACCTGCCCGGTCAATTTCTGCGGGACTTTGCACCGTGTGGGCCCGTGCTGGAGCTGGAAGCCACGGATGATCTGATGGCACGGTTGCCGGGCGATCAACTGTTCCTGCTGACGGACGGCGTCATCAATGGCCGCTTCGGAGGCCGAGCGCTGTTCTATTGGCAAGAAGGTGATCTGGTTGGCCTGCAGCAAGGTCCTGACTGGGCGGATTGCATTCTTTGCTCCGACGGCCCATTGAGTTTGATGCCCTTCCGTCGACGTGATTTGTTCCAGCATGTGTATTCAGAACCTGCGCGCTCGGAGCAGTTTCTGCAGTATCTGTTGGGCCAGATGGCGCTGCTGGCCCATGCGATTGGCGAACTGAAGCCACGGGAGTTTCGCAGCACCAATGGCTTTAAACGGGTCGAAGCCGGAGAAGTGTTGATCCGCGAAGGCGATCCCGCCGATCACGTGTTCGTGATAATCGAAGGACATGCACAAGCGTTCGTCGACGGGCACAAGGTTGGTGAAGTACCCAGGGACGAGATTTTCGGCGCCATGGCGATATTCACCGGCGAACCCCGCAACGCAACCATCGTTACCTGCGAGCCGAGCACCGTGATGCTGATTCCCGGCGATCAGTTTCTGAGCATGACCCGCAGCAATCCGAAAATCGCCCACAGCCTGATCGAAAGCATGGCGCGGCGCATCGACCAGCTCAACAAGCAGCTCACGGCACTTGACCGCCCAAGCTGA
- a CDS encoding FecCD family ABC transporter permease, which yields MLAIWLSLALGPVSLPLFDTLRAALRMIGVPLAPDGLEQAELILGQIRLPRTLLGLAVGGVLALSGVAMQGLFRNPLADPGLVGVSSGAALGAAVAIVGGSFFGGLPEWFGPYLLSVCAFLGGLGVTALVYRLGRRNGQTNVATMLLAGIALTALASSAVGLFTYLADDATLRTLTFWNLGSLNGASYARLWPLLIISAGVALWLPRRAKALNALLLGESEAGHLGIDVERLKRELVFCTALGVGAAVAAAGMIGFVGLVVPHLVRLLAGPDHRVLLPASVLAGASLLLLADLVARLALAPAELPIGIVTAFIGAPFFLYLLLRGRA from the coding sequence CTGTTGGCGATCTGGCTGTCACTGGCGCTGGGGCCGGTCAGCCTGCCGCTGTTCGATACCTTGCGTGCCGCACTGCGCATGATCGGCGTGCCGCTGGCGCCGGACGGGCTGGAGCAGGCTGAGCTGATTCTCGGGCAGATTCGCCTGCCGCGGACCTTGCTCGGGCTGGCGGTCGGCGGCGTGCTGGCGTTATCCGGTGTGGCGATGCAGGGCTTGTTTCGCAATCCGCTGGCCGATCCCGGGTTGGTTGGCGTCTCCAGTGGCGCTGCTTTAGGCGCGGCGGTGGCGATTGTCGGCGGTTCGTTCTTCGGCGGTTTGCCGGAATGGTTCGGTCCGTATCTGCTGTCTGTGTGTGCGTTTCTCGGCGGTCTCGGGGTGACGGCGCTGGTCTATCGGCTCGGCCGTCGCAACGGGCAGACCAATGTCGCGACCATGTTGCTGGCGGGCATCGCTCTGACTGCGCTCGCCAGTTCGGCGGTGGGACTTTTTACCTATCTGGCGGATGACGCCACCCTGCGAACCCTGACTTTCTGGAACCTCGGCAGCCTCAATGGTGCGAGTTATGCGCGGTTGTGGCCGCTGCTGATCATCAGCGCCGGCGTCGCGTTGTGGCTTCCGCGTCGGGCGAAGGCGTTGAATGCGTTGTTGCTTGGGGAATCGGAAGCCGGGCATCTGGGGATCGATGTCGAGCGGCTCAAGCGTGAGCTGGTGTTCTGTACGGCACTGGGTGTCGGCGCGGCGGTGGCGGCAGCCGGGATGATCGGCTTTGTCGGGCTGGTGGTACCGCATCTGGTGCGTTTGCTCGCCGGGCCGGATCATCGGGTGTTGTTGCCGGCTTCGGTGCTGGCCGGGGCCAGTCTGCTGTTGCTGGCGGATCTGGTGGCGCGGCTGGCGCTGGCGCCGGCGGAGTTGCCGATCGGTATCGTCACTGCATTCATCGGTGCGCCGTTCTTCCTTTATCTGCTGCTGCGAGGACGTGCCTGA
- a CDS encoding AAA family ATPase yields MSQSLIAALQNPALFAHPVEGFQVIETHISWVLLTGPYAYKVKKPVNFGFLDFTGLESREHFCGEELRLNQRLTEDLYLEVIPVTGTVEAPQLGGEGPAIEYVLKMRQFPQTGLLSTLQANGELTTAHIDEMAEQIARFHLSAPKVPAEHDAGTPESVMAPVRQNFEQILPFLSDKADLLQLDALQAWAESSFERLKPLFAQRKAEGFTRECHGDIHLGNATLIDGKVVIFDCIEFNEPFRFTDVWADTGFLAMDLEDRGLKSLARRFISQYLELTGDYQGLEVLNFYKAYRALVRAKVALFSMPADATPVQRATTLRQYRNYANLAESYSTIPSRFMAITHGVSAVGKSHVAMRLVEALGAIRLRSDVERKRLFGEQTVANDVQAGIYSADASTATYARLHEIAEVILHAGFPVVIDATYLKREQRDSAAKVAEATGTPFLILDCNAPQAVIESWLALRQADKKDPSDATLAVIEAQQANREALTPDEILRSKRVQTNESGTLDTVVAQIRQRLPGL; encoded by the coding sequence GTGAGCCAGTCCCTGATCGCCGCCCTGCAAAACCCCGCCCTGTTTGCGCACCCTGTCGAAGGGTTTCAGGTCATCGAAACCCATATCTCGTGGGTCCTGCTCACCGGCCCTTACGCTTATAAAGTGAAGAAACCGGTGAACTTCGGCTTTCTCGACTTCACCGGCCTCGAATCCCGCGAGCACTTCTGTGGCGAAGAGCTGCGCCTCAACCAGCGCCTGACCGAAGATTTGTATCTGGAAGTGATTCCAGTCACCGGCACTGTCGAAGCCCCGCAACTGGGTGGCGAAGGCCCGGCCATCGAATACGTGCTAAAAATGCGCCAGTTCCCGCAGACCGGTCTGCTGAGCACCCTGCAAGCCAACGGCGAGCTGACCACCGCGCACATCGACGAAATGGCCGAGCAGATTGCCCGTTTCCACCTCAGCGCGCCGAAAGTCCCGGCCGAGCACGATGCCGGTACCCCGGAAAGCGTGATGGCGCCGGTTCGCCAGAACTTCGAGCAGATCCTGCCGTTCCTCAGCGACAAAGCCGACCTGCTGCAACTGGATGCCCTGCAAGCCTGGGCCGAAAGCAGCTTCGAACGTTTGAAGCCGCTGTTCGCCCAGCGCAAGGCCGAAGGCTTCACCCGTGAATGCCACGGTGACATTCACCTGGGCAACGCCACGCTGATCGACGGCAAAGTGGTGATCTTCGACTGCATCGAATTCAACGAACCGTTCCGTTTCACCGACGTTTGGGCCGACACCGGTTTCCTGGCGATGGACCTGGAAGACCGCGGCCTGAAATCCCTGGCCCGTCGCTTCATCAGCCAATACCTGGAGCTGACCGGCGACTATCAGGGCCTGGAAGTACTGAACTTCTACAAGGCTTACCGCGCGTTGGTCCGTGCGAAAGTTGCGCTGTTCAGCATGCCGGCCGACGCAACCCCGGTGCAGCGCGCCACCACCCTGCGCCAGTACCGCAACTACGCCAACCTGGCGGAAAGCTACAGCACCATTCCTTCGCGCTTCATGGCGATCACCCATGGCGTATCCGCTGTAGGCAAAAGCCACGTAGCCATGCGTCTGGTCGAGGCGCTGGGCGCAATTCGCCTGCGTTCCGATGTTGAACGCAAGCGTCTGTTCGGCGAGCAAACCGTTGCCAATGATGTTCAGGCCGGCATTTATAGCGCCGACGCCAGCACAGCGACTTATGCGCGCCTGCATGAAATCGCCGAAGTGATCCTGCACGCCGGCTTCCCGGTGGTGATTGATGCCACTTACCTCAAGCGCGAACAGCGTGACAGCGCAGCCAAGGTTGCCGAGGCCACTGGCACGCCATTCCTGATTCTCGACTGCAATGCACCACAAGCGGTGATCGAGAGCTGGCTGGCCCTGCGTCAGGCAGACAAGAAGGATCCGTCCGACGCCACGCTGGCTGTGATCGAAGCACAACAAGCCAATCGTGAAGCGCTGACCCCGGACGAAATCCTGCGCAGCAAGCGCGTGCAGACCAATGAGTCCGGCACCCTGGACACCGTCGTGGCGCAAATCCGCCAGCGCCTGCCAGGTCTGTAA
- a CDS encoding heme ABC transporter ATP-binding protein encodes MLRAHNLHIRRGRKTVLADVSLQLEPGEVLGVLGPNGAGKSTLLGALCGELSASEGRVLLDDENLGHWSGTQRAQRLAVLPQVSTLDFAFRVEEVVGMGRLPYQSGRVRDDEIVAAALLAADVGHLSGRSYLALSGGERQRVHLARVLAQLWPGQAGQTLLLDEPTSMLDPLHQHTTLQAVREFADRGAAVMVILHDLNLAARYCDRILLLEGGRPVALDTPQQVLRPESLKAVFGLEVLVQPHPERGHPLIIAR; translated from the coding sequence ATGTTGCGTGCGCACAATCTGCACATCCGTCGTGGCCGCAAGACGGTATTGGCCGACGTCAGTCTGCAATTGGAGCCAGGTGAGGTGCTCGGCGTGCTCGGCCCCAACGGTGCCGGCAAGAGCACGCTGCTCGGGGCGTTGTGCGGTGAACTGAGCGCCAGCGAAGGCCGTGTACTTCTCGACGATGAAAACCTTGGCCATTGGAGCGGCACTCAGCGTGCTCAACGACTGGCGGTATTGCCGCAGGTGTCGACACTGGACTTTGCCTTTCGCGTCGAAGAAGTGGTCGGGATGGGGCGCTTGCCTTATCAGAGCGGCAGAGTGCGTGACGACGAGATCGTTGCCGCCGCGTTGCTGGCTGCGGATGTCGGTCATCTCAGCGGGCGCAGTTATCTGGCGTTGTCCGGTGGTGAGCGTCAGCGGGTGCATCTGGCCCGTGTGCTGGCTCAGTTGTGGCCGGGGCAGGCCGGGCAGACCTTGTTGCTGGACGAGCCGACTTCGATGCTCGATCCGTTGCATCAACACACTACGCTGCAAGCCGTGCGCGAGTTTGCCGATCGTGGCGCTGCAGTTATGGTGATCCTGCATGATCTGAACCTGGCGGCGCGCTATTGTGATCGCATTCTGCTGCTGGAGGGTGGGCGTCCGGTGGCGCTGGACACGCCGCAGCAGGTGTTGCGTCCGGAGTCGCTCAAGGCTGTATTCGGTCTGGAGGTGTTGGTGCAGCCACACCCGGAACGCGGGCATCCGCTGATCATCGCCCGCTGA
- the mrcB gene encoding penicillin-binding protein 1B, translated as MTRTRSPRTPKKPPSRGLRPWLGWALKLSLVGLVVLAGFAVYLDAVVQEKFSGKRWTIPAKVYARPLELFVGQKLSKDDFLTELDALGYRREAVSNGPGAAAVNGNTVDLNTRGFQFYEGLEKPQPVRVRFSGDYVAELSATNGSKLSVVRLEPLLIGGIYPKNLEDRILIKLDQVPPYLLETLVAVEDRDYYSHWGVSPKSIARAIWVNTSGGKMTQGGSTLTQQLVKNFYLTNERSLTRKLTEAMMAMLLELHYDKKEILEAYLNEVFVGQDGQRAVHGFGLASQFFFGQPLSELKLHQVALLVGMVKGPSYYNPRRNPERALERRNLVLDVLEQQGVATAEQVEAAKKMPLGVTSRGKLADSSFPGFIDLVKRQLREDYRDEDLTEEGLRIFTSFDPILQMKAEASVNDTFKRLSGRKGADDVEAAMVVTNPETGEVQAMIGSRQASYAGFNRALDAVRPIGSLVKPAVYLTALEKPSQYTLTSWLSDDPLSIKGADGQVWKPQNYDRRSHGTVFLYQGLAHSYNLSTSRLGLAVGVPNVLKTIGRLGVTREFPAFPSMLLGAGGMTPIEVATMYQTLANGGFNTPMRGIRSVLTAEGEPLKRYPFQIEQRFDPASIYLIQNAMQRVMREGTGSSVYNVLPKTLTLAGKTGTSNDSRDSWFAGFSQDLLAVVWLGRDDNGKTPFTGATGALQVWTSFMRKADPLPLDMPQPDNVVQAWVDSRTGQGSDANCPGAVQMPYIRGSEPPPGASCAGESPASSESVMDWVKGWMN; from the coding sequence ATGACTCGTACTCGATCCCCCCGCACTCCTAAAAAACCACCTTCCCGGGGCCTGCGCCCATGGTTGGGCTGGGCCCTGAAACTCAGTCTGGTCGGCCTTGTGGTGCTGGCCGGCTTCGCCGTTTACCTCGATGCCGTGGTGCAGGAGAAGTTCTCCGGCAAGCGCTGGACCATCCCGGCCAAGGTATACGCGCGGCCTCTCGAGCTGTTCGTCGGACAGAAGCTGAGCAAGGACGATTTCCTTACCGAACTCGATGCCCTGGGCTATCGTCGCGAAGCCGTGAGCAATGGCCCCGGCGCCGCCGCAGTCAACGGCAATACCGTCGATCTGAACACCCGTGGTTTCCAGTTCTATGAAGGCCTGGAGAAACCGCAGCCGGTGCGCGTGCGGTTCTCCGGTGACTATGTGGCCGAGCTCTCGGCGACGAACGGTTCGAAGCTGTCGGTGGTGCGTCTGGAGCCGCTGCTGATCGGCGGGATCTACCCGAAAAACCTTGAAGACCGGATTCTGATCAAGCTCGATCAGGTGCCGCCGTACCTGCTGGAAACTCTGGTCGCCGTGGAAGACCGGGATTACTACAGTCACTGGGGCGTGTCGCCGAAGTCGATTGCCCGGGCCATCTGGGTCAACACATCCGGCGGCAAGATGACCCAGGGCGGCAGTACGCTGACCCAGCAACTGGTCAAGAACTTCTACCTCACCAACGAACGCAGCCTGACCCGCAAGCTCACCGAAGCGATGATGGCGATGCTGCTTGAGCTGCATTACGACAAGAAGGAAATTCTTGAGGCTTATCTCAACGAAGTCTTCGTTGGTCAGGATGGCCAGCGTGCGGTGCACGGTTTCGGTCTGGCCAGCCAGTTCTTCTTCGGCCAGCCATTGTCCGAGCTGAAACTGCATCAGGTCGCGCTGCTGGTCGGCATGGTCAAAGGGCCTTCCTATTACAACCCGCGTCGCAACCCGGAGCGGGCGCTGGAACGACGTAACCTGGTGCTCGACGTGCTTGAGCAACAGGGTGTCGCCACCGCCGAACAGGTCGAGGCCGCGAAGAAAATGCCGTTGGGCGTGACCTCGCGCGGCAAGCTGGCCGACAGCTCGTTTCCGGGCTTCATCGATCTGGTCAAACGCCAGTTGCGTGAAGACTACCGCGACGAAGACTTGACCGAGGAAGGTCTGCGGATCTTCACCAGTTTCGATCCGATCCTGCAGATGAAAGCCGAAGCCTCGGTGAATGACACCTTCAAGCGTCTGTCGGGCCGCAAGGGCGCCGACGATGTGGAAGCAGCGATGGTCGTGACCAATCCGGAAACCGGTGAAGTCCAGGCGATGATCGGCAGCCGTCAGGCCAGTTACGCCGGGTTCAACCGGGCTCTGGATGCGGTGCGGCCGATCGGCTCGCTGGTCAAACCTGCGGTTTATCTGACCGCACTGGAAAAGCCGAGCCAGTACACGCTGACCAGTTGGCTGTCGGATGATCCGCTTTCCATCAAGGGCGCGGACGGTCAGGTCTGGAAACCGCAGAACTATGATCGTCGCTCCCACGGTACGGTGTTCCTCTATCAAGGGCTGGCGCATTCCTACAACCTGTCCACTTCGCGTCTCGGCCTGGCGGTGGGTGTTCCGAATGTCCTCAAGACCATCGGGCGTCTGGGTGTGACCCGTGAGTTCCCGGCGTTCCCGTCGATGCTGCTGGGGGCCGGTGGCATGACACCGATCGAAGTCGCGACCATGTACCAGACCCTCGCCAACGGTGGCTTCAATACGCCGATGCGCGGGATTCGCAGCGTGCTGACCGCCGAGGGCGAGCCGCTCAAGCGTTATCCGTTCCAGATCGAGCAACGTTTTGATCCGGCGTCGATCTACCTGATCCAGAACGCCATGCAGCGGGTCATGCGTGAAGGTACCGGCAGTTCGGTTTACAACGTATTGCCCAAGACCCTGACACTGGCCGGCAAGACCGGCACCAGTAACGATTCGCGCGATAGCTGGTTCGCCGGTTTCAGCCAGGATCTGCTGGCAGTGGTCTGGCTCGGCCGCGACGATAACGGCAAGACACCGTTCACCGGTGCCACCGGTGCGTTGCAGGTCTGGACCAGTTTCATGCGCAAGGCCGACCCGCTGCCACTGGACATGCCGCAGCCGGACAACGTGGTGCAGGCGTGGGTCGATTCGCGTACTGGCCAAGGTTCCGATGCCAACTGTCCGGGCGCCGTGCAGATGCCGTATATTCGCGGCAGCGAACCGCCACCCGGCGCCTCCTGCGCAGGCGAAAGCCCGGCCTCGAGCGAGTCGGTGATGGATTGGGTCAAGGGCTGGATGAATTAA
- a CDS encoding heme/hemin ABC transporter substrate-binding protein, whose protein sequence is MRLSTRVAVLCVGLLVSHQAAAAQLPQRWVSAGGALSEWVSALGGEAKLVGVDTTSQHPESLKSLPSIGYQRSLSAEGILSLRPDILIGTEEMGPPPVISQVRSAKVQVELFSAQPDLPTLEKNVTHLGRLLGAETQATQLLQSYQQQLDAQKARVVAVQSKQKAPGVLLLLGHAGGKPLIAGKDTAADWMLEQAGGHNLATHNGYKPFSVESLAGLDPEVLVFADRALTGEAAKAALFKENPILNSSRAAKSGRVLELDPTLLVGGLGPRLPAALKTLSDGFYPTQSGQ, encoded by the coding sequence ATGCGCCTGAGTACCCGCGTTGCCGTGCTGTGTGTCGGACTTTTGGTCAGCCACCAGGCTGCAGCGGCCCAATTGCCGCAACGCTGGGTCAGTGCCGGCGGTGCGTTGTCGGAGTGGGTGAGCGCGTTGGGCGGTGAGGCGAAACTGGTGGGGGTGGACACTACCAGTCAGCATCCAGAGTCCCTCAAGTCGCTGCCGAGCATCGGTTACCAGCGCAGTCTGTCGGCGGAAGGCATCCTCAGCCTGCGCCCGGACATCCTGATCGGCACCGAGGAAATGGGCCCGCCACCGGTGATTTCGCAGGTTCGCAGTGCCAAGGTGCAGGTGGAGTTGTTCTCCGCTCAGCCGGACCTGCCGACGCTAGAGAAAAACGTCACCCATCTGGGCCGGTTGCTGGGCGCCGAGACTCAGGCGACTCAGTTGCTGCAAAGTTATCAACAGCAACTCGATGCGCAGAAGGCACGTGTAGTTGCGGTGCAGTCAAAACAGAAAGCACCGGGAGTGCTGTTGCTGCTCGGACATGCCGGCGGCAAACCATTGATTGCCGGCAAGGACACCGCTGCCGACTGGATGCTGGAACAGGCGGGCGGACACAACCTGGCCACTCACAACGGCTACAAGCCGTTTTCCGTGGAATCCCTGGCCGGACTTGACCCGGAAGTGCTGGTGTTCGCTGATCGCGCACTGACCGGCGAGGCGGCGAAAGCGGCATTGTTCAAGGAAAATCCGATCCTCAATTCCAGTCGTGCGGCCAAATCCGGACGAGTACTGGAGCTGGACCCGACACTGCTGGTCGGCGGGCTCGGGCCGCGTTTGCCTGCTGCGTTGAAAACCCTGTCTGACGGTTTCTACCCGACCCAGAGCGGCCAATGA
- a CDS encoding pentapeptide repeat-containing protein: MSQPKLLDTPLYALLHKDDITGFNKERPKDGPIDMVGGDFRGLDLRELNADGVDFRDAYFRSADLRGIDFRNASLEGASLAHAQISGAYFPPELSADEILMSMNFGTRLRYRTR; the protein is encoded by the coding sequence ATGAGCCAGCCGAAACTTCTCGACACCCCGCTTTATGCCTTGCTGCACAAAGACGACATAACCGGTTTCAACAAAGAACGTCCGAAAGACGGCCCGATCGACATGGTCGGCGGTGACTTCCGTGGCCTCGACCTGCGTGAACTGAACGCCGATGGCGTGGATTTCCGGGACGCCTACTTCCGTTCCGCTGATCTGCGCGGCATCGACTTTCGTAACGCATCCCTTGAAGGTGCGAGCCTGGCCCACGCACAGATTTCCGGTGCTTACTTCCCGCCGGAGCTGAGTGCCGACGAAATTCTGATGTCGATGAACTTCGGTACGCGCCTGCGCTATCGCACCCGCTAA
- a CDS encoding TfoX/Sxy family protein, giving the protein MNDELQHLKNLGKTSAQWLHAVGIHSASDLRRLGAVDAYRAVRTRGFRASKVLLYAIEGALMDVHWNDIPAERKDALNKQLEAISTRHKN; this is encoded by the coding sequence ATGAATGATGAACTGCAACACCTGAAGAATCTTGGCAAGACGTCGGCGCAATGGCTGCATGCCGTGGGCATCCACAGCGCCTCGGATCTGCGTCGCCTGGGCGCCGTGGATGCCTATCGGGCCGTGCGCACGCGCGGGTTCCGGGCGTCGAAGGTGTTGTTGTATGCGATCGAAGGGGCGTTGATGGATGTGCACTGGAACGACATTCCCGCCGAACGCAAGGACGCTCTGAACAAACAGCTCGAAGCCATTTCCACTCGCCACAAGAACTGA